In Pseudoxanthomonas indica, the following are encoded in one genomic region:
- a CDS encoding DUF2782 domain-containing protein, whose protein sequence is MCRLFAVTALGLALLLAGCASMDTAQPAPPEMDLADAQVAVRTETNGDVIEEYRVGGQLRMVKVTPARGPAYYLLDENGDGRLDKSKGEGPVSPVYWKIYGW, encoded by the coding sequence ATGTGCCGTCTGTTTGCTGTTACCGCGTTGGGCCTGGCGTTGCTGCTGGCCGGCTGCGCCTCGATGGACACGGCGCAACCCGCGCCGCCGGAAATGGACCTGGCCGACGCCCAGGTAGCCGTGCGCACGGAAACCAATGGCGACGTGATCGAGGAATACCGCGTGGGCGGGCAACTGCGCATGGTCAAGGTGACCCCGGCACGCGGTCCGGCGTACTACCTGCTCGACGAGAATGGCGACGGTCGCCTGGACAAGAGCAAGGGCGAGGGGCCGGTCTCGCCGGTGTACTGGAAGATCTACGGCTGGTAA
- a CDS encoding universal stress protein: MYKRLLIATDGSELAQKGVDHGLALAQQLGAEIVVVTVSEPIVTGFDDALGWGGANSLSSEYQKSQDDSAHKVLEQVRAKAEPLGLVFTAEHVRDRYAAEAIAETAQSRGCDLIVMASHGRRGLGRLLIGSQTQEVLTHCGVPVLVVR; the protein is encoded by the coding sequence ATGTACAAGCGCCTGCTGATTGCCACCGACGGTTCCGAACTCGCGCAGAAGGGCGTTGACCACGGCCTGGCGCTGGCGCAGCAACTGGGTGCGGAGATCGTGGTGGTGACGGTGAGCGAACCGATTGTCACCGGCTTTGACGATGCGCTGGGCTGGGGCGGCGCCAACAGCCTGTCCTCGGAATACCAGAAGTCGCAGGACGACAGTGCGCACAAGGTGCTGGAGCAGGTCCGCGCCAAGGCCGAGCCGCTGGGCCTGGTCTTCACCGCCGAGCATGTGCGCGATCGCTACGCCGCCGAAGCCATCGCCGAAACCGCGCAGTCACGCGGCTGCGATTTGATCGTGATGGCCTCGCATGGCCGGCGTGGGCTGGGTCGCCTGTTGATCGGCAGCCAGACCCAGGAAGTGCTGACCCATTGCGGCGTGCCGGTGCTGGTAGTGCGTTGA
- the uvrD gene encoding DNA helicase II: MDVSHLLDDLNPAQREAVSAPPGHYLVLAGAGSGKTRVLTHRIAWLNEVQGVPTHGILAVTFTNKAAGEMRARADLQLRTGSRGMWIGTFHGLAHRLLRLHWQEAKLPETFQVLDSDDQTRLVKRVVQQLELDEARFPPRQIAWWINAQKDEGRRPEHLQPGDDIWTDTLRRAYALYQERCDRAGLVDFAELLLRAHELLRDNAALLAHYRHRFRELLIDEFQDTNAIQYAFVRVLAGDTGNVFVVGDDDQAIYGWRGAKVENVQRFLQDYPSAQTIRLEQNYRSTANILNAANAVIAHNPGRIGKQLWTDTGDGEAIDLYAAYNEIDEARFVVERVRQWVRDGGSLNDAAILYRSNAQSRAFEEALLSEQVPYRVYGGMRFFERAEVKDTLAYLRLIANRDDDAAFERAVNTPTRGIGDRTMDEVRRVARAESLSLWAAARRVMAGSELAARSRNAVAGFVSLLDALGAETAELDLQDKIDHVLARSGLRDHYAAESRGQLDSRTDNLDELVSVASRFKRPEDEDSESMSELVAFLAYAALEAGEGQAQAGEDGVQLMTLHSAKGLEFPLVFLAGLEEGLFPSNKSLDESGRLEEERRLAYVGITRARQKLVLSFAEARRLHGQDMYGIPSRFLREIPTPLINEVRPRVQVARPATSYGPRRDLGHAAIETPGVKLGQNVVHAKFGRGVVTDYEGSGAHARVQVNFDDEGSKWLVLAYANLTAV; the protein is encoded by the coding sequence GTGGATGTCTCTCACCTACTTGATGATCTGAACCCCGCCCAGCGCGAGGCCGTCTCCGCGCCGCCCGGCCATTACCTCGTATTGGCCGGTGCCGGTTCGGGCAAGACGCGCGTCTTGACCCATCGCATCGCCTGGCTCAACGAAGTCCAGGGCGTACCGACCCACGGGATCCTGGCGGTCACCTTCACCAACAAGGCCGCCGGCGAGATGCGCGCGCGTGCCGACCTGCAGCTGCGCACCGGCAGCCGTGGCATGTGGATTGGCACCTTCCACGGCCTGGCCCACCGCCTGCTGCGCCTGCACTGGCAGGAAGCCAAGCTGCCGGAAACCTTCCAGGTGCTGGACAGCGATGACCAGACGCGCCTGGTCAAGCGCGTGGTGCAGCAGCTGGAGCTGGACGAGGCACGCTTCCCGCCACGGCAGATCGCCTGGTGGATCAATGCGCAGAAGGACGAAGGCCGTCGCCCCGAGCACCTGCAGCCCGGCGACGACATCTGGACCGATACCCTGCGCCGCGCGTACGCGCTGTACCAGGAGCGCTGCGATCGCGCCGGCCTGGTCGACTTTGCCGAACTGCTGCTGCGCGCGCACGAACTGCTGCGCGACAACGCCGCCCTGCTGGCGCACTATCGGCATCGCTTCCGCGAGCTGTTGATCGACGAGTTCCAGGACACCAACGCCATCCAGTACGCCTTCGTGCGGGTACTGGCCGGCGACACCGGCAACGTGTTCGTGGTCGGCGATGACGACCAGGCCATCTACGGCTGGCGCGGCGCCAAGGTCGAGAACGTGCAGCGCTTCCTGCAGGACTACCCGAGCGCGCAGACGATCCGGCTGGAGCAGAACTACCGCTCCACCGCCAACATCCTCAACGCCGCCAACGCGGTGATTGCGCACAATCCCGGCCGCATCGGCAAGCAGCTGTGGACCGATACCGGCGACGGTGAAGCGATCGATCTGTATGCGGCCTACAACGAAATCGACGAAGCCCGCTTCGTGGTGGAGCGGGTGCGTCAGTGGGTGCGCGACGGCGGCAGCCTCAATGACGCCGCCATCCTCTACCGCAGCAACGCCCAGTCGCGCGCGTTCGAAGAAGCCCTGCTCTCCGAGCAGGTACCGTATCGCGTCTACGGCGGCATGCGCTTTTTCGAGCGCGCCGAAGTCAAGGACACCCTGGCCTATCTGCGCCTGATCGCCAACCGCGACGATGACGCCGCATTCGAACGCGCAGTCAACACGCCCACGCGCGGCATCGGTGATCGCACGATGGACGAAGTGCGGCGGGTGGCGCGTGCCGAGTCTCTGTCGCTGTGGGCGGCGGCACGTCGCGTGATGGCCGGCTCGGAACTCGCCGCGCGCTCGCGCAACGCGGTGGCGGGATTCGTGTCGCTGCTGGATGCGCTGGGCGCGGAAACGGCCGAGCTGGATCTGCAGGACAAGATCGATCACGTGCTGGCCCGCTCCGGCCTGCGCGATCACTACGCGGCGGAAAGCCGTGGCCAGCTGGATTCGCGCACCGACAACCTCGACGAACTGGTTTCGGTGGCTTCGCGCTTCAAGCGCCCGGAGGATGAAGACAGCGAGTCGATGTCCGAGCTGGTCGCCTTCCTGGCCTATGCCGCCCTGGAAGCCGGCGAGGGCCAGGCCCAGGCCGGCGAAGACGGCGTTCAATTGATGACCCTGCACTCGGCCAAGGGACTGGAGTTTCCGCTGGTGTTCCTGGCCGGGCTGGAAGAGGGGCTGTTTCCCAGCAACAAATCGCTGGATGAAAGCGGCCGGCTGGAAGAAGAGCGTCGCCTGGCCTACGTGGGCATCACCCGCGCGCGGCAGAAGCTGGTGCTGAGTTTCGCCGAGGCGCGTCGCCTGCACGGCCAGGACATGTACGGCATTCCCTCGCGTTTCCTGCGCGAAATCCCCACCCCGCTAATCAACGAAGTGCGTCCGCGCGTGCAGGTGGCGCGGCCGGCGACCTCGTATGGCCCGCGCCGGGACCTGGGCCATGCCGCCATCGAAACGCCCGGCGTCAAGCTGGGCCAGAACGTGGTGCATGCCAAGTTCGGCCGCGGCGTGGTCACCGACTACGAAGGCAGCGGCGCGCATGCGCGCGTGCAGGTCAATTTCGATGACGAAGGCAGCAAGTGGCTGGTGCTGGCCTACGCCAACCTGACCGCGGTCTGA
- a CDS encoding TIGR00645 family protein, with protein sequence MSQPSNVRLGLLPNLIFASRWLQLPLYLGLIVAQGVYVFLFLKELWHLIHDANALTEQGIMLIVLGLIDVVMISNLLVMVIVGGYETFVSRLRLEGHPDQPEWLSHVNASVLKVKLAMAIIGISSIHLLKTFIGAGELGLPMCGSADHVQLLRLGIDAVQAGLTLPAVKCTAVTGAGVMWQTIIHGAFILSAIGIAYTDKLMSNGSHKTAVAVH encoded by the coding sequence ATGTCGCAGCCGTCCAACGTACGCCTGGGCCTTCTGCCCAACCTGATTTTTGCTTCCCGCTGGCTGCAGTTGCCGTTGTACCTGGGCTTGATCGTCGCGCAGGGCGTTTACGTCTTCCTGTTCCTGAAGGAACTGTGGCACCTGATCCACGATGCCAACGCGTTGACCGAGCAGGGCATCATGCTGATCGTGCTGGGGCTGATCGATGTGGTGATGATCTCCAACCTGCTGGTGATGGTGATCGTGGGCGGCTATGAAACCTTCGTCTCGCGCCTGCGCCTGGAAGGCCATCCGGATCAGCCCGAGTGGCTGAGCCATGTCAACGCCAGCGTGCTCAAGGTCAAGCTGGCCATGGCGATCATCGGCATCTCCTCCATCCACCTGCTCAAGACCTTCATCGGTGCTGGCGAGCTCGGCCTGCCGATGTGCGGATCCGCGGATCACGTGCAGCTGCTGCGGTTGGGTATCGACGCGGTCCAGGCCGGGCTGACCTTGCCGGCGGTCAAGTGCACGGCGGTGACTGGCGCTGGCGTGATGTGGCAGACGATCATCCATGGCGCCTTCATCCTGTCGGCGATTGGCATTGCCTACACCGACAAGCTGATGAGCAATGGATCGCACAAGACCGCGGTGGCGGTGCACTGA
- a CDS encoding glutathione binding-like protein, whose amino-acid sequence MIDLYYWPTPNGHKITLFLEEAGLPYTLKPVNIGAGDQFKPEFLAISPNNKMPAIVDHAPADGGAPQSVFESGAILLYLAEKTGRFLPAEPRDRIAALEWLFWQMGGLGPMTGQMGHFHVYAPEPIAYAMERYSREVARLLGVIDHRLADRAWLAGDEYSIADMACHPWINAYDKVPPDLSLYPHLRRWHQAIADRPATQRAYALRQQVNPRAGQPLSDEERKHLFNQGPTQS is encoded by the coding sequence ATGATTGACCTGTATTACTGGCCGACACCCAACGGCCACAAGATCACCCTGTTCCTGGAAGAGGCCGGGCTGCCCTACACCCTCAAGCCGGTCAACATCGGCGCCGGCGATCAGTTCAAGCCCGAATTCCTGGCCATCTCGCCCAACAACAAGATGCCGGCGATCGTCGACCACGCGCCCGCCGATGGCGGCGCGCCGCAGAGCGTGTTCGAGTCCGGCGCGATCCTGCTGTACCTGGCCGAGAAGACCGGCCGCTTCCTGCCTGCCGAGCCGCGCGATCGCATCGCCGCGCTGGAGTGGCTGTTCTGGCAGATGGGCGGGCTGGGTCCGATGACCGGGCAGATGGGCCATTTCCATGTCTATGCGCCCGAGCCGATTGCCTACGCCATGGAGCGTTATTCGCGCGAGGTCGCGCGCCTGCTGGGCGTGATCGATCACCGCCTGGCCGACCGCGCGTGGCTGGCCGGTGACGAGTACAGCATCGCCGACATGGCCTGCCATCCGTGGATCAACGCCTACGACAAGGTCCCGCCGGATCTGTCCCTCTATCCCCACCTGCGGCGTTGGCACCAGGCCATCGCCGATCGTCCCGCCACCCAGCGTGCCTACGCCCTGCGTCAGCAGGTCAATCCGCGCGCTGGCCAACCGCTCAGTGACGAAGAGCGCAAGCATCTGTTCAACCAAGGACCGACCCAGTCATGA
- a CDS encoding S9 family peptidase, protein MPMAHAEKLTLEALTGEASLSGPSLMKAKTSPDGKRVTFLRGKTENRFQLDLWEYDIASGQTRLLVDSKVVMPGEETLSDEEKARRERQRIAALSGIVDYQFSPDGQRLLFPLGGQLYLYDLGKSGSDAVRKLTSGTGFATDAKVSPQGGYVSFIRDRNLWVIDLASGKEAQLTKDGSEVIGNGVAEFVADEEMDRHTGYWWAPDDSGIAFARIDETPVPVQKRFEVYPDRADIVEQRYPAAGDPNVLIQLGVISPNGGAVKWLDLGADKDIYLARVDWRDARHPTFQRQSRNQRKIELIEANLDSGKQRTLITDTSDTFLNLNNNLRFLKDGRILWSSEKSGFEHLYLYDADGKPQAQLTQGDWMVEDVVALDETRGLVYFTATEASPLERQLYSVSLAGGAKPTRISQSPGMHGVAFSRNAQIYIDTWSNPTTPPQVELRDASGKLLTTLIKNDLADPAHPYAKYKDAQRPIEYGTLTAEDGQTLHYSLIKPSDFDAKKKYPVVVNVYGGPAGQTVTRSWAPSFDQYLAQHGYVVFSLDNRGTPRRGQKFLSALFRKQGTVEVADQLKGVDFLKSQPWVDGKHIGVYGWSNGGYMTLMLLAKASSAYACGAAGAPVTDWGLYDTHYTERYMDLPKDNVDGYREGSVFTHVDGITSRLLLIHGMADDNVLFTNSTKLMSALQQRGTPFELMTYPGAKHGLRSKDALHRYRITEDFFQRCLKPQAK, encoded by the coding sequence ATGCCCATGGCCCACGCCGAAAAACTGACCCTGGAAGCCCTGACCGGCGAAGCCTCGCTGTCCGGCCCGTCACTGATGAAGGCCAAGACCTCGCCCGACGGCAAGCGCGTGACCTTCCTGCGCGGCAAGACCGAGAACCGCTTCCAGCTGGACCTGTGGGAATACGACATCGCCAGCGGCCAGACCCGCCTGCTGGTGGATTCCAAGGTGGTGATGCCGGGTGAGGAAACCCTGAGCGATGAGGAAAAGGCGCGCCGTGAACGCCAGCGCATCGCCGCGTTGTCGGGCATCGTCGATTACCAGTTCTCGCCCGATGGCCAGCGCCTGCTGTTCCCGCTGGGCGGCCAGCTGTATCTGTACGACCTGGGCAAGAGCGGCAGCGACGCCGTGCGCAAGCTGACCTCCGGTACCGGCTTCGCCACCGATGCCAAGGTCTCGCCCCAGGGCGGCTATGTCAGCTTCATCCGCGATCGCAACCTGTGGGTAATCGATCTGGCCAGCGGCAAGGAAGCGCAGCTGACCAAGGACGGCTCCGAGGTGATCGGCAACGGCGTGGCCGAGTTCGTCGCCGACGAGGAAATGGATCGCCACACCGGCTACTGGTGGGCGCCGGATGATTCGGGCATCGCCTTCGCCCGCATCGATGAAACCCCGGTGCCGGTGCAGAAACGCTTCGAGGTGTACCCCGATCGCGCCGACATCGTCGAGCAGCGCTATCCCGCCGCTGGCGATCCCAACGTGCTGATCCAGCTGGGCGTGATCTCGCCCAACGGCGGCGCGGTGAAATGGCTGGACCTGGGCGCGGACAAGGACATCTACCTGGCGCGCGTGGACTGGCGCGATGCGCGCCACCCGACTTTCCAGCGGCAATCGCGCAACCAGCGCAAGATCGAATTGATTGAAGCCAATCTGGACAGCGGCAAGCAGCGCACGCTGATTACCGACACCAGCGATACCTTCCTCAATCTCAACAACAACCTGCGCTTCCTCAAGGACGGCCGCATCCTGTGGTCCTCCGAGAAGAGCGGCTTCGAGCATCTGTACCTGTACGACGCCGACGGCAAGCCGCAGGCGCAGCTGACCCAGGGCGACTGGATGGTCGAAGACGTGGTCGCGCTGGATGAAACCCGGGGCCTGGTCTACTTCACCGCCACCGAAGCCTCGCCGCTGGAGCGCCAGCTGTATTCGGTGTCGCTGGCCGGCGGCGCCAAGCCGACCCGCATCAGCCAGTCGCCGGGCATGCATGGCGTGGCCTTCAGCCGCAATGCGCAGATCTACATCGACACCTGGTCCAACCCGACCACGCCGCCGCAGGTGGAACTGCGTGATGCCAGCGGCAAGCTGCTGACCACGCTGATCAAGAACGACCTGGCCGATCCGGCCCATCCCTACGCCAAGTACAAGGATGCGCAGCGTCCGATCGAATACGGCACGCTAACCGCCGAAGACGGCCAGACCCTGCACTACAGCCTGATCAAGCCCAGCGATTTCGACGCGAAGAAGAAGTACCCGGTGGTGGTGAACGTCTACGGCGGTCCCGCCGGCCAGACCGTGACCCGCAGCTGGGCGCCGAGCTTTGATCAGTACCTGGCCCAGCATGGCTACGTGGTGTTTTCGCTGGACAACCGTGGCACGCCGCGGCGCGGGCAGAAGTTCCTCAGCGCACTGTTCCGCAAGCAGGGCACGGTGGAAGTGGCCGATCAGCTCAAGGGCGTGGACTTCCTCAAGAGCCAGCCGTGGGTCGATGGCAAGCACATCGGCGTGTACGGCTGGTCCAACGGCGGCTACATGACGCTGATGCTGCTGGCCAAGGCTTCCAGCGCCTATGCCTGCGGTGCGGCGGGCGCGCCGGTGACCGATTGGGGTCTGTATGACACCCACTACACCGAGCGCTACATGGACCTGCCCAAGGATAACGTGGACGGCTACCGCGAAGGCTCGGTATTCACCCACGTCGACGGCATCACCTCGCGCCTGCTGCTGATCCATGGCATGGCCGATGACAACGTGTTGTTCACCAACTCCACCAAGTTGATGAGCGCGTTGCAGCAGCGTGGCACGCCATTTGAACTGATGACCTACCCGGGCGCCAAGCATGGCCTGCGCAGCAAGGACGCCCTGCACCGCTACCGGATCACCGAGGATTTCTTCCAGCGCTGCCTGAAGCCGCAAGCCAAGTAA
- a CDS encoding cytochrome c oxidase assembly factor Coa1 family protein codes for MNAQPPPLHSAAPTRNWWERNWKWFLPTLLVTGLVCLVGFFVLLFGLINGMMRSSEPYQTAMQRALAQPQVIAALGEPIEVGWFIQGNIGTQGSRGSADLAIPLAGPHGGATLYVVGEQTAGTWHYELMIVRIVGQDQAIDLRLPQERQAPALPEDVAE; via the coding sequence ATGAACGCCCAGCCGCCACCGCTGCACTCCGCCGCTCCCACCCGCAACTGGTGGGAGCGCAACTGGAAGTGGTTCCTGCCCACGCTGTTGGTGACCGGGCTGGTGTGCCTGGTCGGCTTCTTCGTGCTGCTGTTCGGCTTGATCAACGGCATGATGCGTTCGTCCGAGCCGTACCAGACCGCCATGCAGCGCGCGCTGGCGCAGCCGCAGGTGATCGCCGCGCTGGGCGAGCCGATCGAGGTGGGCTGGTTCATCCAGGGCAACATCGGTACGCAGGGATCACGTGGTTCGGCGGATCTGGCGATTCCACTCGCCGGTCCGCACGGCGGAGCCACGCTCTACGTGGTGGGCGAACAAACGGCCGGCACGTGGCATTACGAACTGATGATCGTGCGCATCGTCGGGCAGGATCAGGCGATCGATCTGCGCCTGCCGCAGGAGCGACAGGCGCCGGCATTGCCGGAAGACGTCGCCGAATAA
- a CDS encoding pteridine-dependent deoxygenase, giving the protein MSVAPQAQPAPRLTVDYVPVASLSQQLERADTLAVFGFGRSAPGRDLVPDPRYLNVPLQPLPGQAQLEVWRVPGVLHHGEQEGLHWSSDGELQFGVLELEEPEAGILPTSEQLYQRLSSFWGASRFPHLLRIWNYFSDITAGDGDAERYRQFCVGRVRGLGQLDLATLPAATAIGGRERRRVLQVYWLSARQPGTPLENPRQVSAYRYPREYGPQSPSFARALLPQAAPELPLFLSGTAAIVGHASQHADSLKAQLDETLTNLDSMIGAARALRPGLPPHFDGSSRLKVYVRDAVDAEDVAAQLSARLGAGVPWLMLQADVCRRELRVEIEGMHGLDG; this is encoded by the coding sequence ATGAGCGTGGCGCCGCAGGCCCAGCCGGCGCCCCGGCTGACCGTGGACTACGTTCCGGTCGCTTCCTTGTCGCAGCAGTTGGAGCGCGCCGACACCCTGGCGGTGTTCGGCTTCGGCCGGTCCGCGCCCGGCCGCGATCTGGTACCCGACCCGCGCTACCTCAACGTGCCGCTGCAACCGCTGCCTGGCCAGGCGCAGCTGGAAGTCTGGCGCGTGCCGGGCGTGCTGCACCACGGCGAGCAGGAGGGACTGCACTGGTCCAGTGATGGCGAACTGCAGTTCGGCGTGCTCGAGCTGGAAGAGCCCGAGGCCGGCATCCTGCCCACCAGCGAGCAGCTCTACCAGCGTCTGAGCAGCTTCTGGGGCGCGAGCCGGTTTCCGCATCTGCTGCGCATCTGGAATTACTTCTCCGACATCACCGCCGGCGACGGCGATGCCGAGCGCTATCGCCAGTTCTGCGTGGGCCGCGTGCGCGGGCTCGGACAACTGGACCTGGCTACCCTGCCGGCGGCCACGGCGATCGGCGGACGCGAACGCCGGCGCGTGCTGCAGGTGTACTGGCTGAGTGCGCGCCAGCCCGGTACGCCGCTGGAGAATCCACGCCAGGTCAGCGCCTACCGCTACCCGCGCGAGTACGGCCCGCAGTCGCCCAGCTTCGCGCGCGCGCTGCTGCCGCAGGCGGCGCCGGAATTGCCGCTGTTCCTGTCCGGCACCGCCGCCATCGTCGGCCATGCCTCGCAGCATGCCGATTCGCTGAAGGCGCAGCTGGACGAGACCCTGACCAACCTGGACAGCATGATCGGCGCGGCGCGCGCGCTGCGTCCCGGCTTGCCGCCGCACTTCGACGGTTCTTCGCGACTGAAGGTGTATGTGCGCGACGCCGTCGATGCCGAGGACGTCGCCGCGCAATTGTCGGCCCGCCTGGGTGCGGGCGTGCCCTGGCTGATGCTGCAGGCGGATGTGTGCCGGCGCGAACTGCGCGTGGAAATCGAAGGCATGCACGGGCTGGATGGTTGA
- a CDS encoding post-PEP-CTERM-1 domain-containing protein — MNLKHQPLWLLAGIAVCITAQASPQQTQAAPAPTAVENSDAAMKVAIDPKTGKLRAPTDDEARALSQAAQPAANARSLRRAEPLGAGKRGFVAPATAGEATAAQRKLASGGTMQQVPESFMTNVAIQRDAQGRMVLQHVDGETLPQAAKEGDHE; from the coding sequence ATGAACCTGAAGCATCAGCCTTTGTGGCTGCTTGCGGGCATCGCCGTATGCATCACCGCCCAGGCAAGCCCGCAACAGACACAAGCAGCTCCTGCCCCGACCGCCGTTGAGAACAGCGATGCCGCGATGAAGGTCGCCATCGATCCCAAGACCGGCAAACTGCGTGCACCCACCGATGATGAAGCCCGCGCACTGAGCCAGGCCGCGCAGCCGGCCGCCAATGCGCGCAGCCTGCGTCGCGCCGAACCGCTCGGCGCCGGCAAGCGCGGCTTCGTCGCGCCGGCCACCGCAGGTGAAGCCACTGCCGCGCAACGCAAACTGGCCAGCGGCGGCACCATGCAGCAGGTGCCGGAAAGCTTCATGACCAACGTGGCGATCCAGCGCGATGCGCAGGGCCGCATGGTGTTGCAGCACGTCGACGGCGAAACGCTGCCGCAGGCCGCCAAGGAGGGTGACCATGAATAG
- a CDS encoding PA domain-containing protein: protein MNRFAPLAAALLAAAFAPAVSAADLVLISGDAGTGTGLEDPTAKAPEGQNPGTTLGEQRTIAYQFAMDLWGSVLQSDATIYVGASFQPLTCTPTSAVLGSAGTTFIFSDFAPGVVPETWYSSALADAIAGEDLNPGFIDINSRFNGDIGVNPNCLTGADWYYGLDGKTPEGKINFLNVVMHEIGHGLGFQGFTNSIGDFLAGQQDIYSTFAYDNVLGKNFPAMTPAERANALRSTTVLVWSGPQVKKEAPLVLDYRNALKVALPWQAAGNYEAGLAAFGPKPTLLSMLGILVAAQDGAGLSSTDACEPLTNGATVRKKFALVDRGNCPYVTKVANVQAAGGLGVVVANTGLGSPAMGGADDTIRIPAISVSQADGAKLRANLPSLITYGQDYRHLQGADNNGRVRLYAPNPYESGSTFSHYDVSHIPNALMEPAITDTLRGDVNLDLTPALFRDIGWTVNPGNAAIGDCVTNVDVVDTGGLITGANVQAWNKLCEASSSGKPQYLKCMDNYRKRATADKILVGSQGAKVLACAAKAAK from the coding sequence ATGAATAGGTTCGCACCGCTCGCGGCCGCCCTGCTGGCCGCCGCCTTCGCTCCCGCCGTGTCTGCCGCCGACCTCGTGTTGATCAGTGGCGATGCCGGCACCGGCACCGGCCTGGAAGATCCCACCGCCAAGGCGCCGGAAGGACAGAATCCCGGCACCACCCTGGGTGAGCAACGCACCATCGCCTATCAATTCGCGATGGATCTATGGGGCTCGGTGCTGCAAAGCGACGCCACCATCTACGTGGGCGCCAGCTTCCAGCCGCTGACCTGCACGCCGACCAGCGCCGTGCTGGGTTCGGCCGGCACCACCTTCATCTTCTCCGACTTCGCGCCTGGCGTGGTACCGGAAACCTGGTACTCATCGGCCTTGGCGGATGCCATTGCCGGTGAAGATCTCAACCCGGGTTTCATCGACATCAACTCGCGCTTCAACGGCGATATCGGCGTCAATCCCAATTGCCTCACCGGCGCGGACTGGTACTACGGCCTGGATGGCAAGACTCCGGAAGGCAAGATCAATTTCCTCAACGTGGTGATGCACGAGATTGGCCACGGCCTGGGCTTCCAGGGCTTCACCAACTCGATCGGCGATTTCCTGGCCGGACAGCAGGACATCTATTCCACCTTCGCCTACGACAATGTGCTGGGCAAGAATTTCCCGGCGATGACCCCTGCCGAGCGCGCCAACGCCTTGCGCAGCACCACCGTGCTGGTGTGGTCCGGCCCGCAGGTGAAGAAGGAAGCACCGCTGGTGCTGGATTATCGCAACGCGCTCAAGGTGGCCTTGCCCTGGCAGGCCGCCGGCAATTACGAAGCCGGGCTGGCGGCGTTCGGTCCCAAGCCGACCTTGCTCAGCATGTTGGGCATCCTGGTCGCCGCGCAGGATGGCGCGGGCCTGAGCAGCACCGATGCCTGCGAACCGCTGACCAATGGCGCGACCGTGCGCAAGAAGTTCGCCCTGGTCGATCGCGGCAACTGCCCGTACGTCACCAAGGTGGCCAATGTGCAGGCGGCCGGTGGTTTGGGCGTGGTTGTAGCCAATACCGGCCTGGGTTCGCCGGCGATGGGCGGCGCGGATGACACCATCCGCATCCCGGCCATCAGCGTATCGCAGGCCGATGGCGCCAAGCTGCGCGCCAACCTGCCTTCGCTGATCACTTACGGCCAGGACTATCGCCATCTGCAAGGTGCGGACAACAACGGCCGGGTGCGTCTGTATGCGCCCAATCCGTACGAGTCCGGCTCGACCTTCTCGCACTACGATGTCTCGCACATCCCCAATGCGTTGATGGAACCGGCGATCACCGACACCCTGCGTGGCGACGTCAACCTGGATCTGACCCCGGCGCTGTTCCGCGACATCGGCTGGACCGTCAACCCGGGCAACGCCGCGATTGGCGACTGCGTGACCAACGTGGACGTGGTGGACACCGGTGGCCTGATCACCGGCGCCAACGTGCAGGCCTGGAACAAGTTGTGCGAGGCCAGCAGCAGCGGCAAGCCGCAGTACCTGAAGTGCATGGACAACTACCGCAAGCGCGCGACCGCCGACAAGATCCTGGTCGGCAGCCAGGGCGCCAAGGTGCTGGCCTGCGCGGCCAAGGCCGCCAAGTAG